The Coffea arabica cultivar ET-39 chromosome 3c, Coffea Arabica ET-39 HiFi, whole genome shotgun sequence genome contains a region encoding:
- the LOC140037548 gene encoding magnesium transporter MRS2-I-like, producing MVGAGVRLRRRVSGVGRDDEVGRKKGAGSRSWKLMKSTGEEMDLDVDKYAIMRRVKVHARDLRILDPLLSYPSAILSRDRAIVLNLEHIKAIITAEEVLLRDQLDDNVIPVVEELRRRLKSISTAHEGQGDEDSPLQEGEEMGDEDESPFEFTALEVALEAICSYLAARGIELETAVFPAMEKLTSKVTSHKLDEVRKLKSQVARLSARVQKVRDELKQLLNDDHDMANLYLSKKLPGASSPSPDNDGGNKSDAGSVSQGGDIHIVPTADGSDDDFGVEELEVILEAYFTHIDGTLNKLTMLRDHIDNTEDYIKFQLDKHRNRLMEVELFLSVLFICLSIYSTVAQLFGMSIPYSWNFGHGHLFKWAVIIPGLFSSFLFICVISHARRRGIIGSYNS from the exons ATGGTTGGAGCTGGTGTGAGATTAAGGCGGAGGGTAAGTGGTGTGGGGCGGGATGACGAGGTGGGGAGGAAGAAGGGCGCCGGATCAAGAAGCTGGAAACTAATGAAGTCTACCGGCGAAGAAATGGATTTGGACGTCGACAAGTATGCCATTATGAGGCGCGTAAAGGTTCACGCTCGTGATCTTCGAATTCTCGATCCCCTCTTGTCCTACCCCTCCGCCATTCTCAGCCGTGACAGGGCCATTGTTCTCAATTTGGAA CATATCAAGGCAATTATTACAGCCGAGGAG GTTTTGCTCCGAGATCAATTAGATGATAATGTTATACCGGTCGTGGAGGAACTTCGGCGGCGATTGAAATCGATAAGCACTGCTCATGAGGGTCAAGGAGACGAAGATTCACCTTTACAAGAAGGTGAAGAAATGGGTGATGAAGATG AATCTCCATTTGAATTCACGGCCTTGGAGGTGGCTTTAGAAGCCATCTGCAGTTACCTTGCTGCTCGGGGAATAGAATTGGAGACTGCTGTTTTTCCTGCTATGGAGAAGCTTACGTCCAAG GTCACTAGTCATAAGTTGGATGAAGTTCGTAAATTAAAAAGCCAGGTCGCAAGGTTGAGTGCTCGCGTGCAGAAG GTGAGGGATGAGCTTAAACAACTGCTGAATGATGATCATGATATGGCTAACCTTTACTTGTCCAAGAAATTACCCGGGGCATCTTCCCCTTCACCGGATAATGATGGCGGTAATAAATCAGATGCTGGCAGTGTTTCTCAAGGTGGGGATATTCATATTGTACCAACAGCAGATGGATCAGATGATGACTTTGGTGTTGAGGAACTTGAGGTAATACTTGAG GCTTACTTCACACATATTGATGGCACGTTGAACAAGCTAACAATG CTACGCGATCACATTGATAACACGGAAGACTACATTAAATTTCAG cTCGACAAGCATAGAAATCGGCTCATGGAG GTTGAGCTCTTTCTTAGCGTACTATTCATATGCTTATCAATCTACTCTACGGTGGCTCAATTATTTGGCATGAGTATCCCCTACAGTTGGAATTTTGGCCATGGGCACCTGTTTAAATGG GCTGTCATCATCCCGGGGCTTTTCAGTTCCTTCCTTTTCATATGTGTTATTTCTCATGCTCGTCGCAGAGGGATTATTGGATCATATAATTCATAA
- the LOC140037545 gene encoding magnesium transporter MRS2-I-like isoform X2 produces the protein MGIITFQFGTLRMFRADEGPSRPLLFSTGGGGTGDLLKKAAGSRSWMLMNASGQEMILDVDKYEILDRLQIHPRDLRMLDPLLSYPSTILSRERAIILNLEVLIQDPLDDNVLPVVEKLRRRLNPVDANHRHQGDDQCSAAQHDVEVDGEDSNCPFEFKALEVALEAICSYLAASATEFEAALYPSLDLVTSKINSRHLDHIRKLKSQITRLAARSQKVRDGLQQLLDDGDSMADLYLSRKVASSPLPTSRSIPNIAKLFLAAPSVSSRQSEASRESIVIVHGDENDVAALEMLLEDNFKQIDGTLNRLTTLREYISNTEDCLNIQLDNLRNQFIQIELVLSAAAASIAIHSLVAGIFSVSVPYTWNNGYAYTFKWVAGVPGVFSAVLFVVILFYARKKGLLGS, from the exons ATGGGTATAATCACTTTTCAGTTTGGGACTTTGAGGATGTTCAGAGCTGATGAAGGGCCATCAAGGCCATTACTATTTAGTACTGGAGGAGGTGGTACTGGTGACTTGTTGAAGAAGGCTGCTGGCTCAAGGAGCTGGATGTTAATGAATGCGTCAGGTCAAGAAATGATTTTGGATGTTGACAAGTACGAGATTTTGGACCGCTTACAAATTCATCCACGCGATCTTCGCATGCTTGATCCTCTCTTGTCCTATCCTTCCACCATTCTCAGTCGAGAAAGAGCCATaattctcaatttggag GTTTTGATCCAAGATCCACTGGATGACAATGTTCTTCCTGTGGTTGAGAAACTTCGAAGGAGATTGAATCCAGTGGATGCCAATCACAGACATCAAGGGGATGACCAGTGTTCAGCTGCACAACATGATGTTGAAGTTGATGGGGAAGACAGTA ATTGTCCATTTGAATTCAAAGCCCTGGAGGTGGCTTTAGAAGCTATATGTAGCTACCTTGCTGCCAGCGCCACAGAATTCGAGGCTGCACTCTACCCGTCTTTGGATTTGGTTACCTCCAAG ATCAATAGCCGTCATTTGGATCATATTCGCAAGttaaagagtcaaataacaAGGTTGGCTGCCCGCTCGCAAAAG GTAAGGGATGGGCTTCAACAACTTCTGGATGATGGTGATAGCATGGCTGATCTATACTTGTCTAGAAAAGTAGCCAGTTCACCTTTACCAACAAGCAGATCAATACCAAATATCGCCAAATTGTTTCTTGCTGCGCCTTCAGTAAGCTCAAGGCAGTCCGAAGCAAGTAGGGAAAGCATCGTCATCGTTCATGGAGATGAAAATGATGTTGCAGCGCTTGAGATGCTACTTGAG GATAACTTCAAGCAAATCGATGGCACGTTGAATAGGCTAACTACG CTTCGTGAATATATTAGTAACACAGAAGACTGCTTAAACATTCAG CTTGACAACCTACGAAATCAGTTCATTCAG ATAGAGCTGGTCCTGAGTGCAGCAGCCGCAAGCATAGCAATTCATTCTTTGGTGGCTGGAATATTTAGTGTGAGCGTCCCATATACCTGGAATAATGGTTATGCATATACTTTTAAATGG GTGGCCGGCGTCCCTGGAGTTTTCAGCGCTGTCCTTTTTGTTGTTATCCTTTTCTATGCTCGCAAAAAAGGCCTTCTTGGATCCTGA
- the LOC113735373 gene encoding putative disease resistance protein At1g50180 → MASEAVSLALGTVKDLLAEEARFLSGVADQVKEVEVELIGMRRLLKDADKKQLNDSTVRDYVRKIRRLAYRTEDVLEKYAVEIESRRRGHGFRKAFRRFAGLVSEGTALHRVGSEIASIIAGINSITKNLQTYGVIALSSTEDGQSSNARLDQNQQRLRQTYPHQVEEYFVGMEDDIRQLVSLITDERIRSHRVISVYGMGGLGKTTLARKIYKHIEVERAFKQFAWVSVTQQCNTMTVFRDLLKQLVPDERKESVEKMDERELVGELYKVQKETKSLVVLDDLWEIEDWKRLSVAFPFAEADSKILITTRNQKLAEVEFPYPLNLLNEDEGWELLQKRAFAKRNGADSESDPQLEAEGRAIVGKCGNLPLAISAIGGVLSQKTSLEEWKTVKNDVDSYIRMSGGGKEGYEPVLQVLALSYDELPYHLKPCFLYLGQFREDEDIEAEMLHRMWTAEGMVSADHRGKGETLTDVAERYLYEMASRSMLQVKFDEFSTSRKVKSCYLHDLMREFCLARGKEVEFLKLLDFRGGNDPLSDCSTEHDNSTPRCSIHVEGGKKHGPGDVDSMISRALEASGQLRSLTLSGGCGFPRVIFDSNKCKYLKVLKFEGYDFTGKGLPKGIKKLVNLRFLSVKDSMLDDLPSSIGQLQYLETLDMRVGNQIWVPDVLCKLKGLKHLYFFGLKKVGDGQLSFLGLSKLETLIGFNDDVGDLKHLSGLNNLRLLHATVHIGKEKNDLPQMLNYLNSNRHKLRKAQLAIFVSGEEVVLPFLDLLSCHCLHQLTIIGGRYEFQKVKPPLSPSNLSKLLLWQCSIEGDPMNFLGYLSNLRSLTLAYVDLGERNVMIIDENAFPKLVSLAIIRVGNLEKWVVAEGSMPNLSRLRIDRCEALEMIPDGLRFITTLRKLEIKMPEEFIVQRIYGIDGRGGPDRDKISRVPVINIESYGSML, encoded by the exons ATGGCTAGCGAAGCTGTCTCCCTTGCTTTGGGAACGGTGAAGGATTTGTTAGCTGAAGAAGCCAGATTCTTGAGCGGAGTGGCGGATCAAGTCAAGGAAGTTGAAGTAGAATTGATAGGGATGCGACGATTGTTGAAAGACGCCGACAAAAAGCAACTGAATGATTCGACTGTCCGTGATTATGTCAGGAAGATCAGGCGTCTTGCTTACAGAACTGAAGATGTCTTGGAGAAGTACGCCGTTGAAATCGAATCCAGGAGAAGGGGCCACGGCTTCCGCAAGGCTTTCAGAAGATTTGCGGGCCTAGTTTCTGAAGGAACGGCTCTTCACAGAGTTGGTTCAGAGATAGCTAGCATCATAGCAGGAATCAACAGCATCACCAAAAATCTGCAAACTTATGGTGTCATTGCATTGAGCAGTACTGAAGACGGGCAAAGTTCCAATGCGAGATTGGATCAGAATCAACAGCGGCTGAGACAAACCTATCCCCATCAAGTTGAGGAATATTTTGTTGGGATGGAAGATGATATAAGACAGCTTGTGTCCCTCATCACTGATGAGCGAATTAGATCACATCGAGTTATTTCAGTATATGGGATGGGCGGTCTCGGTAAGACCACTCTTGCCAGGAAGATCTACAAGCACATTGAAGTAGAACGTGCTTTCAAACAGTTTGCTTGGGTTTCGGTTACCCAACAGTGCAATACGATGACTGTCTTTCGAGACCTTCTGAAGCAGCTTGTCCCGGACGAGAGGAAGGAAAGTGTTGAGAAGATGGATGAGAGGGAATTGGTAGGAGAGCTTTATAAAGTGCAGAAAGAGACAAAAAGCTTAGTTGTTCTTGATGACCTGTGGGAAATTGAGGACTGGAAGCGTCTCAGTGTAGCATTTCCATTTGCAGAGGCGGATAGCAAAATTTTGATTACAACTCGGAACCAGAAACTCGCAGAAGTTGAATTCCCCTATCCACTCAACCTTTTGAACGAGGATGAAGGCTGGGAGTTGCTTCAAAAGAGAGCTTTTGCCAAAAGAAATGGCGCAG ATTCTGAAAGTGATCCACAGTTGGAAGCAGAAGGGAGGGCAATTGTTGGCAAGTGTGGAAACCTACCCTTAGCAATCTCTGCAATTGGAGGAGTTCTGAGTCAAAAGACTTCACTCGAGGAGTGGAAGACAGTGAAGAATGATGTGGATTCGTATATAAGGATGAGTGGAGGTGGCAAAGAAGGGTATGAACCCGTGTTGCAGGTGTTGGCTCTGAGTTATGACGAGCTACCCTACCACTTGAAGCCATGTTTTCTTTACCTGGGGCAATTTCGTGAGGATGAGGACATAGAAGCAGAGATGTTGCATCGAATGTGGACAGCAGAAGGGATGGTCTCAGCAGATCATCGCGGAAAAGGAGAAACTCTGACAGATGTAGCTGAAAGGTACTTGTATGAGATGGCGAGTAGGTCAATGCTTCAGGTGAAGTTCGATGAGTTCTCGACATCCAGAAAGGTTAAGTCATGCTACCTTCATGATCTGATGAGGGAATTCTGCCTGGCCCGTGGAAAAGAAGTTGAATTTCTCAAGTTGCTTGATTTTCGAGGAGGAAATGATCCCTTATCGGATTGTTCTACTGAGCACGACAACAGTACTCCTAGATGCTCCATTCACGTGGAAGGTGGTAAAAAGCATGGTCCGGGTGATGTTGACTCTATGATAAGTAGGGCACTGGAAGCCAGTGGACAGCTGCGTTCTTTAACATTAAGTGGTGGCTGTGGATTTCCTCGAGTAATATTTGATTCAAACAAGTGCAAATATCTAAAGGTTCTCAAATTCGAGGGTTATGATTTCACGGGCAAAGGTTTGCCTAAAGGAATAAAGAAGCTGGTCAATTTGAGGTTCCTCAGTGTAAAGGACAGTATGTTGGATGATCTTCCATCATCCATAGGTCAATTACAGTACCTGGAGACACTTGATATGCGAGTCGGTAATCAGATTTGGGTGCCTGATGTCTTGTGCAAATTGAAAGGATTGAAGCATCTGTATTTTTTTGGGCTTAAAAAAGTCGGAGATGGACAACTAAGTTTTCTTGGCTTAAGTAAGCTGGAGACTTTAATTGGCTTTAACGATGATGTCGGAGACTTGAAACATTTGTCAGGGTTGAATAATCTAAGGTTGCTCCATGCAACTGTGCATATCGGTAAAGAGAAGAACGATCTCCCTCAGATGCTCAATTACTTGAATTCCAACCGACACAAGCTACGGAAGGCTCAATTGGCGATTTTTGTATCTGGTGAAGAAGTAGTGCTTCCTTTTCTAGATCTTTTGTCCTGCCACTGTCTCCACCAATTGACCATAATCGGGGGAAGGTATGAGTTTCAAAAAGTTAAACCACCCCTTTCCCCCTCGAACCTCAGTAAGTTACTTTTGTGGCAGTGTTCAATTGAAGGAGATCCAATGAATTTCTTGGGATATCTTTCCAACTTGAGGAGCCTGACTTTGGCGTATGTGGACTTGGGGGAGAGAAATGTGATGATTATTGATGAAAATGCTTTTCCAAAACTCGTATCTCTGGCGATCATTCGTGTAGGAAACTTAGAAAAGTGGGTGGTGGCTGAAGGATCCATGCCTAACCTATCTCGTCTTAGAATCGACAGATGTGAAGCACTGGAGATGATTCCTGATGGGCTGAGGTTTATTACAACACTCAGAAAGTTGGAAATTAAAATGCCTGAAGAATTCATCGTCCAAAGAATTTATGGGATCGATGGGCGTGGAGGACCGGATCGTGACAAAATCAGTCGCGTCCCCGTCATTAACATTGAATCTTATGGAAGCATGTTATAG
- the LOC140037545 gene encoding magnesium transporter MRS2-I-like isoform X1, with protein MGIITFQFGTLRMFRADEGPSRPLLFSTGGGGTGDLLKKAAGSRSWMLMNASGQEMILDVDKYEILDRLQIHPRDLRMLDPLLSYPSTILSRERAIILNLEHIKAIITAEEVLIQDPLDDNVLPVVEKLRRRLNPVDANHRHQGDDQCSAAQHDVEVDGEDSNCPFEFKALEVALEAICSYLAASATEFEAALYPSLDLVTSKINSRHLDHIRKLKSQITRLAARSQKVRDGLQQLLDDGDSMADLYLSRKVASSPLPTSRSIPNIAKLFLAAPSVSSRQSEASRESIVIVHGDENDVAALEMLLEDNFKQIDGTLNRLTTLREYISNTEDCLNIQLDNLRNQFIQIELVLSAAAASIAIHSLVAGIFSVSVPYTWNNGYAYTFKWVAGVPGVFSAVLFVVILFYARKKGLLGS; from the exons ATGGGTATAATCACTTTTCAGTTTGGGACTTTGAGGATGTTCAGAGCTGATGAAGGGCCATCAAGGCCATTACTATTTAGTACTGGAGGAGGTGGTACTGGTGACTTGTTGAAGAAGGCTGCTGGCTCAAGGAGCTGGATGTTAATGAATGCGTCAGGTCAAGAAATGATTTTGGATGTTGACAAGTACGAGATTTTGGACCGCTTACAAATTCATCCACGCGATCTTCGCATGCTTGATCCTCTCTTGTCCTATCCTTCCACCATTCTCAGTCGAGAAAGAGCCATaattctcaatttggag CATATCAAGGCTATTATTACAGCAGAGGAG GTTTTGATCCAAGATCCACTGGATGACAATGTTCTTCCTGTGGTTGAGAAACTTCGAAGGAGATTGAATCCAGTGGATGCCAATCACAGACATCAAGGGGATGACCAGTGTTCAGCTGCACAACATGATGTTGAAGTTGATGGGGAAGACAGTA ATTGTCCATTTGAATTCAAAGCCCTGGAGGTGGCTTTAGAAGCTATATGTAGCTACCTTGCTGCCAGCGCCACAGAATTCGAGGCTGCACTCTACCCGTCTTTGGATTTGGTTACCTCCAAG ATCAATAGCCGTCATTTGGATCATATTCGCAAGttaaagagtcaaataacaAGGTTGGCTGCCCGCTCGCAAAAG GTAAGGGATGGGCTTCAACAACTTCTGGATGATGGTGATAGCATGGCTGATCTATACTTGTCTAGAAAAGTAGCCAGTTCACCTTTACCAACAAGCAGATCAATACCAAATATCGCCAAATTGTTTCTTGCTGCGCCTTCAGTAAGCTCAAGGCAGTCCGAAGCAAGTAGGGAAAGCATCGTCATCGTTCATGGAGATGAAAATGATGTTGCAGCGCTTGAGATGCTACTTGAG GATAACTTCAAGCAAATCGATGGCACGTTGAATAGGCTAACTACG CTTCGTGAATATATTAGTAACACAGAAGACTGCTTAAACATTCAG CTTGACAACCTACGAAATCAGTTCATTCAG ATAGAGCTGGTCCTGAGTGCAGCAGCCGCAAGCATAGCAATTCATTCTTTGGTGGCTGGAATATTTAGTGTGAGCGTCCCATATACCTGGAATAATGGTTATGCATATACTTTTAAATGG GTGGCCGGCGTCCCTGGAGTTTTCAGCGCTGTCCTTTTTGTTGTTATCCTTTTCTATGCTCGCAAAAAAGGCCTTCTTGGATCCTGA